In one Mucilaginibacter ginsenosidivorax genomic region, the following are encoded:
- the ffh gene encoding signal recognition particle protein yields the protein MFENLSDKLDRAFKVLKGQGTITEINVAETMKEIRKALLDADVNYKTAKAFTDDVRQKALGNNVLTAISPGQLLTKLMNDELTELMGGTTAELEIKASPTIILIAGLNGAGKTTFTGKLANYLKTQKNKKPLLVADDIYRPAAIDQLEVLGQQIGVPVYSNRDSKDPVAIAREGIALAKQNGHNIVIIDTAGRLAIDEAMMVEIEQVKSAVKPHEILFVVDSMTGQDAVNTAKVFNDRLDFTGVVLTKLDGDTRGGAALSIKSVVNKPIKFIGTGEKMEALDVFHPDRMASRILGMGDVVSLVERAQQQFDEKEAAELQKKIRKNKFDFNDFYSQIQQIKKMGNMKDLMGMIPGVGKMMKDVEVDDNAFKAIEAIIQSMTPFEKSNPETINQSRRNRIARGSGTDLAEVNRLMKQFDDMKKVMKQMSNPAAMASMMRRMPKM from the coding sequence ATGTTTGAAAATCTTTCGGATAAACTCGACAGGGCCTTTAAGGTACTGAAGGGGCAAGGAACTATTACTGAGATAAACGTGGCCGAAACCATGAAGGAAATCCGCAAGGCCCTTCTTGATGCCGACGTAAACTATAAAACCGCCAAAGCATTTACTGATGATGTAAGGCAAAAAGCACTGGGTAATAATGTATTAACGGCCATATCGCCAGGCCAGTTGCTTACCAAGCTTATGAACGATGAGCTTACCGAGCTTATGGGTGGTACCACTGCCGAACTGGAAATAAAAGCTTCGCCAACCATTATTCTGATCGCAGGCTTAAACGGTGCGGGTAAAACAACTTTTACCGGCAAGCTGGCCAATTATCTTAAAACACAAAAAAATAAAAAGCCTTTACTGGTTGCCGATGATATTTATCGCCCCGCGGCTATTGATCAGCTGGAGGTATTAGGCCAGCAAATTGGCGTACCCGTATATTCAAACCGCGATTCAAAAGACCCTGTAGCTATTGCCCGTGAAGGTATTGCCCTGGCCAAACAAAATGGCCATAATATAGTGATTATTGATACCGCCGGCCGCCTTGCTATTGACGAGGCCATGATGGTGGAAATTGAGCAGGTAAAAAGCGCGGTAAAACCACACGAGATATTATTTGTAGTTGACTCGATGACCGGTCAGGATGCCGTAAACACCGCTAAAGTGTTTAACGACAGGCTTGATTTTACCGGCGTAGTATTAACCAAGCTTGATGGTGATACTCGTGGTGGTGCTGCCTTATCTATTAAATCGGTTGTAAATAAACCTATTAAGTTTATAGGTACCGGCGAAAAAATGGAAGCACTTGATGTTTTCCACCCCGATCGTATGGCATCCCGTATCCTGGGCATGGGCGACGTGGTTTCGTTGGTTGAGCGCGCCCAGCAGCAGTTTGATGAGAAGGAAGCTGCCGAACTACAAAAGAAGATCCGCAAAAATAAATTTGATTTTAACGATTTTTATAGCCAGATACAACAGATCAAAAAAATGGGTAACATGAAGGATCTGATGGGCATGATACCGGGTGTTGGCAAAATGATGAAGGATGTGGAAGTTGATGATAACGCTTTTAAAGCCATTGAGGCCATCATACAGTCAATGACCCCGTTTGAAAAATCCAACCCCGAAACTATTAATCAAAGCCGCCGTAACCGTATAGCCAGGGGTTCCGGAACCGATTTAGCCGAAGTAAACCGGTTAATGAAGCAGTTTGATGATATGAAAAAGGTGATGAAACAAATGAGCAATCCCGCCGCCATGGCCAGTATGATGCGCCGGATGCCAAAAATGTAA
- a CDS encoding M1 family metallopeptidase: MRSILYYKKLFPVAFTFFALSAHAQVPGSAIDVQHYNFALQLNDDNNNIKGEATVAIKFIKDAASFSLNLVKKNAAGKGMTVSAVTENGKSLKFEQDSDIVKIYTQVKAPSRHSFVISYEGIPADGLIISTNNFGHRTFFGDNWPNRAHNWLPCVDDPADKAAVDFEVTAPDHYQVVANGLQLEEKTLDNHLKLTHWQENVVLPTKVMVIGVAEFAIDHPGDVSGIPVYTYVFPENKDAGFKNYAIAKDILPFFIKKVGPYSYEKLANVQSKTIFGGMENASAIFYFEESVTSKGIEELMAHEIAHQWFGDGASEKNFAHLWLSEGFATYMTNLYLENKYGADTLKKRLIEDRQTVIDFEKKRLSPVVDTAVKDKYMQLLNANSYQKGGWVLHMLRRKLGDVIFWKGVSNYYTMYNGRNANTADLCAVMEKASGQNLKPFFKQWLRTAGHPDLKITWMQRANSSVVEISVTQKQASIYEFPLEFTVNGKPFTLNIKNKETGLKVPVATSDAKVVVLVDPNVNLLASFSLEGITVQK; encoded by the coding sequence ATGCGTTCCATCCTCTACTATAAAAAACTATTTCCTGTAGCTTTTACCTTTTTTGCGTTATCTGCCCATGCCCAGGTTCCCGGTTCGGCTATCGATGTGCAGCACTACAATTTTGCATTACAGCTTAACGACGATAACAATAATATAAAAGGCGAGGCCACCGTAGCCATAAAATTTATAAAGGATGCTGCCTCCTTTAGCCTGAACCTGGTAAAAAAGAATGCCGCTGGCAAAGGGATGACTGTATCAGCAGTAACCGAAAATGGCAAAAGCCTTAAATTTGAACAGGATAGCGATATTGTTAAAATATACACGCAGGTTAAAGCCCCCAGCAGGCATAGCTTTGTGATTAGCTATGAAGGCATACCTGCCGATGGATTGATCATATCTACCAATAACTTTGGTCACCGCACTTTTTTTGGCGATAACTGGCCAAACCGGGCACATAACTGGCTTCCCTGTGTTGACGACCCTGCAGATAAAGCAGCCGTTGATTTTGAAGTAACCGCGCCCGATCATTACCAGGTGGTAGCCAACGGTTTGCAACTGGAAGAGAAAACATTAGATAATCACCTGAAACTTACCCACTGGCAAGAAAATGTGGTGCTGCCTACCAAAGTTATGGTTATAGGCGTTGCCGAATTTGCCATTGACCACCCCGGCGATGTAAGCGGTATCCCGGTTTATACCTATGTGTTTCCCGAAAACAAGGATGCCGGATTTAAGAACTATGCTATCGCCAAAGATATATTGCCTTTTTTTATCAAAAAAGTTGGCCCTTACAGTTATGAGAAACTGGCCAACGTACAATCGAAAACCATATTTGGCGGGATGGAAAATGCAAGCGCGATATTTTATTTCGAAGAGTCGGTAACCAGCAAAGGCATAGAAGAGTTAATGGCGCACGAAATAGCCCACCAATGGTTTGGCGACGGCGCAAGCGAAAAAAACTTTGCCCACTTATGGTTAAGCGAAGGATTTGCCACTTACATGACCAACCTGTACCTCGAAAATAAATATGGTGCCGATACCTTAAAAAAGCGGTTAATTGAGGACAGGCAAACCGTTATTGATTTTGAAAAGAAAAGGCTGAGCCCAGTGGTTGATACCGCTGTAAAAGATAAATACATGCAATTGCTAAACGCCAACAGTTACCAAAAGGGCGGTTGGGTATTGCATATGCTAAGGCGTAAACTTGGGGATGTTATATTTTGGAAAGGCGTAAGTAATTATTACACCATGTATAACGGCCGCAACGCCAATACAGCCGACCTATGTGCTGTGATGGAAAAAGCCAGCGGCCAAAACCTAAAGCCATTTTTTAAACAATGGTTAAGAACGGCTGGCCACCCGGATTTGAAAATAACATGGATGCAGCGCGCAAATAGTTCTGTTGTTGAAATATCGGTAACGCAAAAGCAGGCATCCATTTATGAGTTCCCGTTGGAGTTTACGGTTAACGGCAAGCCCTTCACCCTTAATATAAAAAATAAAGAAACCGGGCTTAAAGTGCCGGTGGCAACCAGCGATGCCAAGGTGGTAGTGTTGGTTGACCCTAACGTTAATTTACTGGCATCTTTTAGCCTGGAAGGTATTACTGTGCAAAAGTAA
- a CDS encoding carboxylesterase/lipase family protein, with protein MNKNSTFWALLAICLLPLFGYSQSSDAVIAGENVAVTSTDAGQVRGYIHNGTFNYKGIPYATAKRFMAPEKPAPWQGVRASLVYGAVCPIDPTTTVNDPIEFSFQHNWGYMNEDCLKLNVWTPGINDQKKRPVMVWLHGGGFAAGSAIELPSYDGENLSKKGDVVVVSINHRLNLLGFLNLSAYGDKYKSSANVGMMDIVAALQWVKQNIASFGGDPDNVTIFGQSGGGGKVTTLMAAPSAKGLFHKAIVQSGSYQSKFMDNDVSKRIGAAMLEVLNLQPNQADSLQTISYERLSAAAKKALPKVAQQLKAEGKPVAGFGLGWEPVNDGVFLPYQLNDPAAAELSKNIPLLVGSTKTEFMASLINPAIRNFSMDDVKSYLQKKYADKTDAYMAEVLKAYPGTVKPSDYLDIDLATFRPGVIRQANAKSAVAGAAPVYMYMFTWQSPVADGMFKSIHCIDICFEFDNIKRCEEMTGGGKDAYALANKMSQAWINFAHTGNPNAKGLPNWPAYTAQNGAAMLFDNKAEVKYHHDAALLQMASAK; from the coding sequence ATGAATAAAAACTCAACATTTTGGGCTTTGCTGGCCATTTGCCTGCTGCCATTATTTGGCTACAGCCAAAGCAGCGATGCCGTTATTGCCGGCGAAAACGTAGCCGTAACCAGTACCGATGCCGGGCAGGTACGCGGGTACATCCACAACGGCACCTTTAATTACAAAGGTATACCTTATGCAACTGCCAAACGTTTTATGGCGCCCGAAAAGCCCGCCCCGTGGCAGGGTGTTCGCGCATCGCTGGTATATGGCGCTGTTTGCCCTATCGACCCGACCACCACTGTTAACGACCCTATCGAGTTTAGCTTTCAGCACAACTGGGGTTATATGAACGAGGATTGCCTGAAGCTGAATGTTTGGACGCCTGGCATTAACGACCAAAAGAAACGCCCTGTAATGGTTTGGCTGCATGGCGGTGGTTTTGCAGCCGGTTCGGCCATTGAACTGCCTTCTTATGATGGCGAAAACCTGAGCAAAAAAGGTGATGTTGTTGTGGTATCCATTAACCATCGTTTAAACCTGTTGGGCTTTTTAAACCTATCGGCCTATGGCGATAAATATAAATCGTCGGCCAATGTGGGCATGATGGATATTGTGGCCGCCCTGCAATGGGTAAAACAAAACATTGCCAGCTTTGGTGGCGATCCGGATAACGTAACCATTTTTGGCCAGTCGGGCGGCGGCGGCAAGGTTACTACGTTAATGGCGGCACCATCAGCAAAAGGCTTGTTCCATAAAGCTATTGTGCAAAGCGGCAGTTACCAGTCAAAATTTATGGATAACGATGTATCAAAAAGAATTGGCGCGGCTATGCTGGAAGTATTGAACCTGCAGCCAAACCAGGCAGATTCGTTACAAACCATATCATATGAGCGCCTGAGCGCGGCCGCAAAAAAAGCTTTACCTAAAGTTGCCCAGCAATTAAAAGCCGAAGGCAAGCCCGTTGCCGGTTTTGGCCTTGGCTGGGAACCTGTTAACGATGGTGTGTTTTTGCCTTACCAGTTGAATGACCCTGCCGCTGCCGAATTATCAAAAAATATTCCCTTACTGGTAGGCTCAACCAAAACCGAGTTTATGGCCTCGCTGATAAACCCGGCTATCCGTAACTTTAGCATGGATGATGTTAAAAGCTACCTGCAAAAAAAATATGCCGATAAAACAGATGCCTACATGGCCGAGGTTTTAAAAGCCTATCCGGGCACGGTAAAACCATCCGATTATCTGGATATTGATTTGGCAACCTTCAGGCCCGGTGTTATCCGCCAGGCCAATGCAAAATCGGCAGTAGCGGGCGCGGCCCCGGTTTATATGTATATGTTTACCTGGCAGTCGCCAGTGGCCGATGGCATGTTTAAATCTATCCATTGTATCGATATCTGTTTTGAGTTTGACAACATTAAACGCTGCGAAGAAATGACCGGTGGTGGTAAGGATGCCTATGCCTTAGCCAATAAAATGAGCCAGGCCTGGATAAATTTTGCCCATACCGGCAACCCAAATGCCAAAGGCTTGCCCAACTGGCCTGCTTACACCGCCCAAAACGGCGCGGCTATGTTGTTTGATAACAAGGCTGAAGTAAAATACCATCATGATGCTGCCTTGCTTCAAATGGCTTCGGCAAAATAA
- a CDS encoding recombinase family protein: METKRVGIFIRVSTDMQVQDESPEHHEQRARWYISSKDGWQVVEVYRLDAVSGKSVMQQPETKRMLADIRSGHITGLVFSKLARLARNTKELLEFAEIFRACNADLISLSESIDTSTPAGRLFYTMIAAMAQWEREEIASRVAASVPIRARMGKPLGGQASFGYRWQGNELVIDEAEAPIRKLMYELFVRHQRKLTTAKALNDAGYRTRNGSIFTRQTVMRLLRDSAAKGERRANYTKSRGDGKAWSIKPQSEWIILPCPAIVSRELWDECNAILDMQEGLQKPKGPKAVYLLSGYVHCVCGNTMYVYHNSKTYVCKKCKNRITVADLDEIYQSYLRDYLSGINHATYVEATDQELQEKKTLLEALKKDRARLSRQADDMLAMRLNGEMTKELFAEKFKPVEERILQMDARRPELEAEIDVRTIQMMSSEIVVSEIRTLYDQWAQLPFEQKRGIVETITKAIEIDREDITITLAYAPSIPLNAENSVRSNKDSYSPPT, encoded by the coding sequence ATGGAAACAAAACGCGTAGGCATCTTTATTCGCGTAAGCACGGACATGCAGGTGCAGGACGAAAGCCCCGAACACCACGAGCAGCGCGCCCGCTGGTACATCAGCTCCAAGGACGGCTGGCAGGTCGTCGAGGTGTACCGCCTTGATGCGGTGAGCGGCAAGTCCGTCATGCAGCAGCCCGAGACAAAACGGATGCTGGCAGACATCAGGAGCGGCCACATCACCGGCCTGGTATTCTCCAAGCTTGCGCGCCTCGCCCGGAACACCAAGGAGCTATTGGAGTTCGCCGAGATCTTCCGGGCTTGCAATGCAGACCTAATATCACTGTCTGAAAGCATCGACACCAGCACCCCCGCCGGCCGCCTCTTCTACACCATGATCGCCGCGATGGCGCAGTGGGAGCGCGAGGAGATCGCCAGCCGCGTCGCGGCCTCCGTGCCGATCCGCGCGAGGATGGGAAAGCCGCTGGGCGGCCAGGCGTCCTTCGGCTACCGGTGGCAGGGCAATGAGTTGGTGATTGATGAGGCAGAAGCGCCAATCCGCAAGCTGATGTACGAGCTGTTCGTGAGGCACCAGCGAAAGCTCACCACCGCCAAGGCGCTCAACGACGCGGGGTACAGAACCCGCAACGGTTCAATATTCACCCGCCAAACAGTCATGCGGTTATTGCGCGACAGCGCCGCCAAGGGCGAGCGCCGCGCCAACTACACCAAAAGCCGGGGGGACGGCAAAGCCTGGTCAATCAAACCGCAATCGGAATGGATTATTCTGCCCTGTCCGGCAATCGTTTCAAGGGAGCTGTGGGACGAGTGCAACGCCATTCTCGACATGCAGGAGGGATTGCAAAAGCCGAAAGGCCCCAAAGCCGTGTATCTCTTATCAGGCTATGTCCACTGTGTTTGCGGCAATACCATGTACGTGTACCACAACTCCAAGACGTACGTCTGCAAGAAGTGCAAGAACCGCATAACGGTCGCCGACCTTGACGAGATATACCAGAGCTATCTGCGGGACTACCTGAGCGGCATTAACCATGCGACGTACGTGGAGGCCACCGACCAGGAATTGCAGGAAAAGAAAACCCTGCTCGAAGCGCTGAAAAAGGACCGCGCAAGGCTTTCCAGGCAGGCCGACGACATGCTTGCCATGCGCCTGAATGGCGAAATGACCAAGGAATTGTTTGCCGAAAAGTTCAAGCCGGTCGAGGAGCGTATCTTGCAAATGGATGCGCGGCGGCCGGAACTGGAAGCGGAAATCGACGTTCGCACCATTCAGATGATGTCGAGCGAGATCGTGGTGTCGGAAATCAGGACGCTGTATGACCAGTGGGCGCAACTGCCGTTTGAGCAGAAGCGCGGCATCGTGGAAACCATCACCAAGGCGATTGAAATTGATAGGGAAGACATCACCATCACCCTGGCCTATGCCCCCTCTATCCCGCTAAACGCGGAGAATAGTGTACGGTCGAACAAGGATTCATACTCGCCACCAACATAA
- a CDS encoding recombinase family protein gives MMKNETNTTIRYAEYLRKSTDDKEKQVLSLSSQRDVLDRLRNSHNLNVVETIEEKKSAKRPGRPGFNSLIRQIKAGKVNGIVTWAPHRLSRNSVDIGDIINLFDTGRLREIVTESHVYRNNPMDIFMLGFHCLQAKFENDNKALDVKAGMTKCAQLGIFPGRPPLGYLPDKGGIKGARKREIDPIAFPVVRKMWEALLARTHTPTQIINIAINKWGLRNAAGQKPALSTAYSIFHNTFYYGEYEWPKRSGSIYKGIHKPMITKAEFDRVQRMFRRPDNPRPAHHYFSYGGCSLRCGRCGCAMTGELKVKRQKNGNVHQYIYYKCTKRKGACSQRPITEAAISQDIENILSAIQMPESMHEHLMDWVRHENEVRQKNNADGLGDANRVALEQVQKKINGLIDMRSAELITDDEFREKRIELNEEKHRLSELITESSADSPAWIEAADKLIDLAIYAPWRFKNSWPESKREILLELGSDLIVNERKLDLTNSKWIFPLSEIAKEVNTLLLEFGPALSLKNKAKIKSFLYSPFMCSQLKEVRNLFLKSERQ, from the coding sequence ATGATGAAAAATGAAACCAATACAACTATTCGGTATGCGGAATATTTGCGCAAATCTACCGATGATAAGGAAAAACAAGTACTCTCGTTAAGCAGTCAGCGGGATGTACTTGATCGTTTACGGAATAGTCACAATCTCAATGTTGTCGAAACTATAGAAGAAAAGAAGTCCGCAAAGCGACCGGGTAGACCTGGCTTCAATTCACTTATAAGGCAGATCAAGGCTGGGAAAGTTAACGGCATCGTAACATGGGCGCCGCACCGGCTTTCGAGAAACTCCGTTGACATCGGCGACATTATAAACCTCTTCGATACCGGCCGACTCAGGGAAATAGTGACGGAGAGCCACGTTTATCGAAACAATCCGATGGATATTTTCATGCTCGGCTTTCACTGCCTACAGGCGAAATTTGAAAACGACAACAAGGCGTTGGACGTAAAGGCCGGAATGACCAAGTGCGCACAGCTTGGCATTTTTCCGGGGCGTCCGCCATTGGGGTATCTTCCTGATAAGGGCGGCATAAAGGGTGCGAGAAAGCGAGAAATTGACCCAATTGCGTTTCCTGTCGTACGCAAGATGTGGGAGGCGTTGTTGGCAAGAACGCATACGCCAACCCAAATCATCAACATCGCAATCAACAAATGGGGCCTGCGCAACGCCGCCGGCCAAAAGCCAGCCCTATCCACCGCATACAGCATCTTTCACAACACCTTCTATTACGGTGAGTATGAGTGGCCAAAAAGGAGTGGCAGCATATACAAGGGAATCCACAAGCCGATGATTACAAAAGCGGAATTTGACCGGGTACAGCGGATGTTTCGCAGGCCCGACAACCCCCGCCCTGCCCACCATTACTTCAGCTATGGCGGCTGCTCGTTGCGGTGCGGCAGGTGCGGCTGCGCAATGACCGGGGAACTGAAGGTAAAGCGGCAGAAGAACGGCAACGTGCATCAATACATATATTATAAATGCACGAAGCGGAAAGGTGCCTGTTCGCAGCGGCCGATCACCGAGGCTGCCATCAGTCAAGACATTGAAAACATCCTGTCTGCAATACAAATGCCCGAATCGATGCACGAACATCTGATGGATTGGGTTCGGCACGAGAACGAAGTTAGGCAGAAAAACAACGCGGATGGCTTAGGCGATGCGAATAGGGTGGCGCTTGAACAGGTTCAGAAAAAAATAAATGGATTGATCGACATGCGTTCCGCCGAACTAATAACCGACGACGAGTTTCGGGAAAAAAGAATTGAATTAAACGAGGAAAAACATCGTTTATCAGAGTTGATAACGGAAAGCAGTGCCGATTCACCGGCCTGGATAGAGGCTGCTGATAAACTAATTGATCTTGCCATATACGCACCTTGGCGGTTTAAAAACAGCTGGCCCGAAAGCAAAAGAGAGATTCTGCTGGAGTTAGGTTCGGACTTGATAGTAAATGAAAGAAAGCTTGATTTAACCAATTCAAAATGGATATTCCCGCTTAGCGAGATCGCGAAAGAGGTAAATACGCTATTGTTAGAGTTCGGACCTGCCTTGTCGTTGAAAAATAAAGCTAAAATCAAAAGTTTTCTCTATTCTCCGTTTATGTGCTCCCAATTAAAGGAAGTTCGGAACCTTTTTTTGAAATCAGAAAGACAGTAG
- a CDS encoding type IV secretory system conjugative DNA transfer family protein, with protein MHDPKPFTPIGKTNFRDHNRVFGIKPADRLHHIFCLGKTGMGKSHLLINMAVDDMHKGYGICVLDPHSDTVEAVFKKVPEHRKKDVIYFDATNRASLPAFNPLADVPDHQRQLVASEMITTFKRLFSTSWGDKLEYVLRFAITTLLEYPGATLLDIAKLLTDPAFRSKVLLQAQNPYTKFFWLNEYNLYSASMQASTIQPILNKVGVLLANDTLRGIFGQPQGISFEQCMNEQKIVLVNLSKGEIGEDVATVLGSFIITSIQNAAMRRASIPITERRRFYVFIDEAQHFVSTSFAAMLPQVRKFGLGLFLANQHLDQLEADTRSAILANFGTLIVFRVGLEDAKAMERLFYPVFTYDDFVSLPKYHIYLKLLIDGAESKGFSAVTMI; from the coding sequence ATGCACGACCCCAAGCCATTCACCCCGATAGGAAAGACCAACTTCCGCGACCACAACCGCGTCTTCGGCATCAAGCCCGCTGATCGCCTGCACCACATCTTTTGCCTGGGCAAGACCGGCATGGGCAAATCTCATTTGCTCATCAACATGGCGGTCGATGACATGCACAAGGGATACGGGATATGCGTGCTTGACCCGCACAGCGATACGGTAGAAGCGGTATTTAAGAAGGTACCCGAACACCGCAAAAAGGACGTTATCTATTTCGACGCGACCAACCGCGCCAGCCTGCCAGCCTTTAACCCGCTGGCTGACGTTCCCGACCACCAGCGGCAGTTAGTAGCCTCCGAAATGATTACCACGTTCAAGCGGCTCTTTTCGACCTCGTGGGGCGACAAGCTGGAATACGTGCTGCGCTTTGCCATCACCACGCTGCTGGAATACCCCGGTGCCACGTTGTTAGACATAGCAAAACTGCTAACAGATCCTGCATTTCGCTCAAAGGTTTTGCTTCAAGCGCAGAACCCCTATACCAAATTCTTTTGGCTCAATGAATACAATCTGTATTCTGCCAGTATGCAGGCCAGTACTATTCAGCCCATATTGAATAAGGTGGGAGTACTGCTTGCCAACGACACCTTGCGCGGCATCTTCGGGCAACCACAAGGTATTTCATTTGAGCAGTGTATGAATGAGCAAAAGATTGTATTAGTGAATCTTTCCAAAGGAGAGATTGGGGAAGATGTGGCAACCGTACTTGGCAGCTTTATCATTACGAGCATACAGAACGCGGCCATGCGCCGAGCATCCATCCCGATAACAGAGCGCAGGCGCTTCTATGTCTTCATAGACGAAGCGCAGCACTTCGTCTCGACCTCCTTTGCCGCGATGCTCCCGCAGGTGCGAAAGTTCGGCCTGGGCCTGTTTTTGGCCAACCAGCACCTTGACCAGCTGGAAGCGGACACCCGAAGCGCCATCCTTGCCAACTTCGGCACGCTGATCGTCTTTCGGGTCGGGCTTGAAGACGCGAAGGCGATGGAAAGGCTTTTTTACCCTGTGTTCACGTACGACGACTTTGTCAGCCTGCCCAAGTATCATATCTACCTGAAGCTGCTGATTGACGGGGCGGAGAGCAAGGGGTTTAGCGCGGTGACAATGATTTAG